The Solibacillus daqui genome has a segment encoding these proteins:
- a CDS encoding class I SAM-dependent methyltransferase: MLSNQGFNLWANEYDKTVQLSEENNLYPFAGYKEILNVIFNEVMQKKNSEILDIGFGTGVLTSKLYANGHQIDGVDFSSKMIAIAKSSMPDANLMEWDISMGLPPEILGKKYDSIISTYTLHHLTDKEKIEFIANLRPLLKEDGKIFIGDIAFETREKHNQCRQESINYWDDDEFYFVYEEISSLLENECDFYPISHCGGVFIF; encoded by the coding sequence ATGTTAAGTAATCAAGGGTTTAATTTATGGGCTAATGAATATGATAAAACGGTTCAGTTAAGTGAGGAAAATAATCTATATCCTTTTGCAGGTTATAAGGAAATATTAAATGTGATTTTTAATGAAGTGATGCAGAAAAAGAATTCTGAAATTTTAGATATCGGTTTTGGGACAGGTGTATTAACAAGCAAATTATATGCAAATGGACACCAAATTGATGGTGTGGACTTTTCATCGAAAATGATTGCCATTGCAAAATCTAGTATGCCCGATGCCAATTTAATGGAATGGGATATATCAATGGGCCTACCGCCAGAGATACTTGGTAAAAAATACGATTCCATCATTAGCACATATACTTTACACCACTTAACAGACAAAGAGAAAATTGAGTTCATAGCCAATTTAAGACCTTTGCTTAAGGAAGATGGCAAAATTTTTATCGGTGACATTGCTTTTGAAACACGAGAAAAACATAATCAATGTCGTCAAGAAAGTATTAATTATTGGGATGACGATGAATTTTATTTTGTATATGAAGAAATTAGTTCTTTATTGGAGAATGAGTGTGACTTTTATCCAATTTCTCATTGCGGTGGGGTATTTATTTTTTAA